Proteins encoded within one genomic window of Granulicella pectinivorans:
- a CDS encoding NotI family restriction endonuclease — translation MAEKIFEFFGYAPNDQSPEAVRARSTHECPFLQTRCTKKLHTKEKNGIQEASGVCTLLQKKAGPVIICPIRLYAGDYQILRDVANQAFPKDLELVVGGEIETFRRENPDKACVVVFGQRWGKELRLPNRDTKKAGAYFVDWILAHINAGGTLLDFVAVEVQSIDTTGNYQAERKSHLGGLPFVGRTTANFNWENVNKRILPQIIYKGHVLRQEPLCQKGLFFVCPTPVYGKISERLGGKLSSIHQQAGSVTMMWYDVGPAVHAGQIRELQFVGQFTTTVDKIALAFTAPDNLPPAGVYEKAIRAEL, via the coding sequence ATGGCTGAGAAAATATTCGAGTTCTTCGGCTACGCACCCAATGACCAGTCGCCCGAGGCCGTTCGCGCGAGGTCGACTCATGAATGCCCATTCCTGCAAACGCGCTGTACCAAGAAGCTGCACACCAAAGAAAAAAATGGCATTCAAGAGGCCAGCGGCGTCTGCACCCTCCTTCAGAAGAAGGCTGGACCAGTCATCATTTGCCCCATTCGCCTTTATGCTGGCGATTATCAGATTCTTCGCGACGTAGCCAATCAAGCATTTCCGAAAGACCTGGAACTGGTCGTCGGCGGGGAGATCGAAACATTCCGACGGGAAAACCCAGACAAGGCATGTGTTGTTGTGTTTGGCCAGAGGTGGGGGAAGGAGCTGCGGCTTCCGAATCGCGACACAAAAAAGGCCGGGGCCTACTTCGTAGACTGGATTCTTGCCCACATCAATGCGGGTGGAACATTACTTGATTTCGTCGCCGTTGAGGTTCAATCGATCGACACCACCGGCAATTACCAGGCCGAACGCAAATCTCACCTCGGCGGTCTGCCATTTGTTGGCAGGACAACCGCTAACTTTAATTGGGAAAACGTTAACAAGCGCATTCTCCCGCAGATCATCTACAAGGGGCATGTGCTGCGGCAGGAACCTCTCTGTCAAAAGGGCCTTTTCTTCGTCTGCCCGACGCCGGTTTACGGCAAAATATCCGAACGGCTTGGCGGGAAGCTATCGTCGATCCATCAACAGGCAGGCTCCGTGACAATGATGTGGTACGACGTTGGTCCTGCTGTTCACGCGGGTCAAATTCGTGAGCTACAGTTCGTCGGCCAGTTCACAACCACAGTGGATAAAATCGCGTTGGCCTTTACTGCTCCTGACAACTTGCCTCCTGCGGGCGTCTACGAAAAGGCGATTCGGGCCGAGCTATAG
- a CDS encoding PspA/IM30 family protein, whose translation MALLERVSTLLRANINDLIERAEDPEKLAKQLVLDMENQLLQVKTQVAIAIADQHLLQKKRKEHETAATEWHRKAELAVDKGQDDLARAALERALSSQALAEGFTQQLEDQTTETENLRGAFQRLQQKLTETRTATELLISRNRRARAIQKAQSTSVANPAATLGRLRTTIQQVESGNAAQQALLADPGLNARFESMERDDKVEALLADLKSRQQNRLLQ comes from the coding sequence GGATCCTGAAAAGCTCGCGAAGCAACTCGTCCTCGACATGGAAAACCAACTCCTCCAGGTCAAGACCCAGGTCGCCATCGCCATCGCCGACCAGCATCTCCTCCAGAAGAAGCGCAAGGAGCACGAGACCGCCGCCACCGAGTGGCATCGCAAGGCCGAACTCGCCGTCGACAAGGGGCAGGACGACCTCGCCCGCGCCGCCCTCGAGCGTGCGCTCTCCAGCCAGGCCCTCGCCGAAGGCTTCACCCAGCAGCTCGAAGACCAGACCACCGAGACCGAGAACCTCCGCGGAGCCTTCCAGCGCCTCCAGCAGAAGCTCACCGAGACCCGCACCGCCACCGAGCTGCTCATCTCCCGCAACCGCCGAGCCCGCGCCATCCAGAAAGCGCAGAGCACCAGCGTAGCCAACCCCGCCGCCACCCTCGGACGCCTCCGCACCACCATCCAGCAGGTGGAGTCCGGCAACGCCGCGCAACAGGCCCTCCTCGCCGACCCCGGCCTCAACGCCCGCTTCGAATCCATGGAACGCGACGACAAGGTCGAAGCTCTGCTCGCCGATCTCAAGTCGCGCCAGCAGAACCGTCTTCTCCAGTAA
- a CDS encoding DNA cytosine methyltransferase, which yields MRKKAGSRGNLTLVGPPALRQHPNPLRTIDLFSGAGGITEGFRQAGYECLYGNDQMPEAMDTFQLNHPEAWPDCRNIERVEPSEIRAKLNLRKGELDVLVGGPPCQGFSINAPDRFISDPRNKLFKDYVRFLEEFEPKAFLFENVPGLLSLGDGKVLDRIVSEFVRLDYHVSVKILFAAHYGIPQERWRLIVLGSRFGEIAPPEPTHYAKGRANFRSAGLTFQLTESDQAKLKPVVTVGEAIADLPRLEMGEGAETIGYTGRPVSEYSQRMRNPTGVTYNHYAAKLSKQNAERMKYVAPGGSWRDIPHHLLPKGMQRARKSDHTKRYGRLRNDGLAGTVLTKCDPHWGTVFLPDQNRSLTVREAARFQSFPDAYEFKGSRVSQYEQIGNAVPVLMAKAIAESIRAHLEAHGCIKSELPDVVNG from the coding sequence ATGCGGAAGAAAGCAGGAAGTAGAGGAAATCTGACTCTAGTAGGCCCGCCGGCGTTGCGGCAGCACCCAAACCCGCTGCGTACCATTGATCTATTTTCCGGTGCCGGGGGCATCACCGAAGGATTCCGCCAGGCTGGATATGAATGCCTCTACGGCAACGATCAGATGCCGGAAGCGATGGATACCTTTCAACTTAATCATCCCGAAGCATGGCCAGACTGCCGCAACATCGAGCGAGTAGAACCGTCAGAAATCCGCGCCAAACTAAACCTTCGGAAAGGCGAATTGGATGTCCTGGTCGGCGGCCCACCCTGCCAAGGATTTTCGATCAATGCCCCCGACCGCTTTATCAGCGACCCACGTAACAAGCTGTTTAAAGATTATGTCCGCTTCCTTGAGGAGTTTGAGCCAAAAGCGTTCCTTTTCGAGAACGTGCCTGGGCTTCTTTCTTTAGGGGACGGCAAGGTGCTTGACCGCATCGTCAGTGAGTTTGTACGCCTTGATTACCATGTCAGCGTAAAAATCCTCTTTGCTGCACATTATGGCATTCCCCAAGAACGCTGGCGGCTCATCGTGCTTGGCTCTCGATTCGGAGAAATCGCGCCGCCGGAACCAACGCACTACGCTAAAGGACGCGCAAATTTCCGCAGCGCCGGCCTCACCTTCCAACTCACAGAATCCGACCAAGCCAAGCTTAAGCCGGTCGTAACGGTCGGTGAGGCAATCGCAGATCTTCCACGCCTTGAAATGGGTGAAGGAGCGGAAACTATTGGGTACACAGGGCGCCCGGTGAGCGAGTATAGCCAGCGGATGCGCAATCCGACCGGCGTCACTTATAACCACTATGCTGCCAAGCTTTCCAAGCAGAATGCCGAACGGATGAAATATGTGGCGCCAGGCGGATCATGGCGGGACATCCCTCACCATTTGCTACCTAAGGGCATGCAGCGAGCCCGCAAATCCGATCACACAAAGCGCTATGGTCGGCTCCGTAATGACGGCCTTGCCGGCACAGTTCTCACTAAATGTGACCCTCATTGGGGAACAGTGTTCTTGCCGGACCAGAACCGTTCTCTCACAGTGCGAGAAGCTGCCAGGTTTCAGTCGTTCCCTGATGCCTACGAGTTTAAAGGGTCACGCGTCTCGCAATATGAACAGATCGGAAACGCTGTGCCGGTGCTGATGGCCAAGGCGATTGCCGAAAGCATTCGGGCCCACCTAGAAGCACACGGCTGTATCAAGTCTGAGCTTCCGGATGTGGTGAATGGCTGA
- a CDS encoding carboxypeptidase-like regulatory domain-containing protein has product MQNLVRLLLLAVIASPLCVQKTLAQNPLAQNLPAQKPVAQKQPDPAPAPAPVPVASLHGIVRDEMTHKPLAGARVQLVWITPHSKIPRGTTTTSLPDGTYSFSQLTQHPYLLVATQPHYLRRTVFASPLGEGQLELLPGSDRAIDLSLLPEAAIDGTVTDASGAPIPGVSVAAIRERLTHGVLTYDYTDDGTHQTSPPAVTDPSGHYRIGSLPEGTYAVLALRDPLQTAPTPSATTAVDNGSLPVYLGGGFSLAHAARLTLNPGATYHANFRLTPHKRHMIRGALNFTVTPDPRFDQPIASLDEPFDGPRNFQPWNLTYDRRKATYELGPLVPGDYTLTLATGLDFEKDLYARKTITVADTDLDHVDLTLSPRFSLNVRIITNRILPRGEKAPLLRLHRDGDPFTESGVPIDRSGALAFLNLEPGHYTLHLIAQEGISIESARFAGQDVLARGLTLKGPSDAFLEVTLTPRPPR; this is encoded by the coding sequence ATGCAAAATCTCGTTCGTCTCCTTCTCCTGGCCGTCATCGCGTCACCCCTGTGCGTCCAGAAAACGCTCGCCCAGAATCCGCTCGCTCAAAATCTGCCCGCCCAGAAACCGGTCGCCCAGAAGCAGCCAGACCCTGCGCCTGCACCCGCACCCGTGCCGGTCGCCAGCCTCCACGGCATTGTGCGCGACGAGATGACGCACAAACCCCTCGCCGGCGCGCGCGTCCAGCTCGTCTGGATCACGCCTCACTCCAAGATCCCCCGGGGCACGACCACCACCTCGCTCCCCGACGGCACCTACAGCTTCAGCCAGCTCACGCAACACCCGTATCTCCTTGTCGCCACGCAGCCCCACTATCTCCGCCGCACCGTCTTCGCCAGCCCCCTCGGCGAGGGCCAGCTCGAGCTCCTGCCCGGAAGCGACCGCGCCATCGATCTCAGCCTCCTCCCCGAAGCCGCCATCGACGGAACCGTCACCGACGCCTCCGGCGCCCCCATCCCCGGAGTCTCCGTCGCCGCCATACGTGAGCGCCTCACCCACGGCGTCCTCACCTACGACTACACCGACGACGGCACCCACCAGACCAGCCCTCCCGCCGTCACCGATCCCTCCGGCCACTACCGCATCGGCAGCCTGCCCGAAGGCACCTACGCCGTCCTCGCCCTCCGCGACCCCCTCCAGACCGCCCCCACGCCCTCCGCAACCACCGCCGTCGACAACGGCAGCCTCCCCGTCTACCTCGGTGGAGGCTTCTCCCTCGCCCACGCCGCCCGCCTCACCCTCAATCCCGGCGCGACGTACCACGCCAACTTCAGACTCACCCCGCACAAGCGGCACATGATCCGCGGCGCCCTCAACTTCACCGTGACGCCTGACCCAAGGTTCGACCAGCCCATCGCCAGCCTCGACGAACCCTTCGACGGCCCCCGCAACTTCCAGCCCTGGAACCTCACCTACGACCGCAGGAAGGCAACCTACGAGCTCGGCCCCCTCGTCCCCGGGGACTACACCCTCACCCTTGCCACCGGCCTCGACTTCGAGAAAGACCTCTACGCCCGCAAGACCATCACCGTAGCCGACACCGACCTCGACCACGTCGACCTCACCCTCAGCCCGCGCTTCTCCCTCAACGTCCGCATCATCACCAACCGCATCCTCCCCCGCGGCGAAAAGGCCCCACTCCTGCGCCTCCACCGCGACGGCGACCCATTCACCGAGTCAGGCGTCCCCATCGACCGCTCCGGCGCCCTCGCCTTCCTCAACCTCGAACCCGGCCACTACACCCTGCACCTCATCGCCCAGGAAGGCATCTCCATCGAGTCCGCCCGCTTCGCCGGCCAGGACGTCCTCGCCCGCGGCCTCACCCTGAAAGGCCCGTCAGACGCCTTCCTCGAAGTCACCCTCACCCCCCGCCCCCCGCGCTAA
- a CDS encoding aldo/keto reductase produces MREQALVDVIMKFAEEKDATPAQIALAWLLAKKAWILPTPRTTKVSRLEEDLGCATFALSVEDVRALEEVSSVVKVEGGGIRLRMRSIHSCLVTAQVIAAVDGYSSARIAFS; encoded by the coding sequence ATGCGGGAACAGGCGCTGGTCGATGTGATTATGAAGTTCGCGGAGGAGAAGGACGCTACGCCGGCACAGATTGCGCTGGCGTGGCTGCTGGCCAAGAAGGCGTGGATCCTTCCGACTCCGCGGACGACTAAGGTTTCGCGACTGGAAGAGGATCTGGGCTGTGCGACGTTCGCGCTGAGCGTGGAGGATGTGCGGGCGCTGGAGGAGGTTTCTTCGGTGGTGAAGGTGGAGGGCGGCGGTATCCGGCTACGCATGCGAAGCATTCATTCTTGCCTCGTAACGGCTCAGGTTATAGCTGCGGTTGATGGCTATAGCTCGGCCCGAATCGCCTTTTCGTAG
- the accD gene encoding acetyl-CoA carboxylase, carboxyltransferase subunit beta — protein sequence MTWFKREDHEIITDNEKTVRTEGLWIKCPSCRKIIWKADLEANLQVCPHCGYHFKMDARGRVAMLLEPGYELVDLELRSTDPLEFTDLKPYKKRLVEAQRKTGLNDAIVNAVGRMGNHDVVLSVMEYGFIGGSMGAVVGETIARAVDRSLATKRPLVIISASGGARMMEGIASLMQLAKISAGLARLDDAKIPYISIMTDPTTGGVTASFAMLGDLNIAEPGALIGFAGPRVIEQTIRQKLPEGFQRSEFILQHGFLDAIVPRKEMKEYLAKTFDWMVTKS from the coding sequence ATGACCTGGTTCAAACGAGAAGATCACGAGATCATCACCGATAACGAGAAGACCGTCCGGACGGAGGGCCTGTGGATCAAGTGCCCGAGCTGCCGGAAGATCATCTGGAAGGCCGATCTCGAGGCAAACCTGCAGGTTTGCCCGCATTGCGGCTACCACTTCAAGATGGACGCGCGTGGACGCGTGGCGATGCTGCTGGAGCCGGGCTATGAGCTGGTGGACCTGGAGCTGCGCTCGACCGATCCGCTGGAGTTTACCGACCTGAAGCCCTATAAAAAGCGGCTGGTCGAGGCGCAGCGGAAGACGGGGCTGAACGACGCCATCGTCAACGCGGTGGGCCGCATGGGCAACCACGATGTGGTTCTGAGCGTGATGGAATACGGCTTTATCGGCGGCAGCATGGGCGCGGTGGTGGGTGAGACGATCGCCCGGGCGGTGGACCGTTCGCTGGCGACGAAGAGGCCGCTGGTGATTATTTCGGCTTCGGGTGGGGCGCGCATGATGGAGGGGATCGCGAGCCTGATGCAGTTGGCGAAGATCTCGGCGGGGCTGGCGCGGTTGGATGACGCGAAGATTCCCTATATTTCGATCATGACGGATCCGACTACGGGTGGTGTCACTGCCAGCTTTGCCATGCTGGGCGATTTGAACATCGCGGAACCTGGTGCCCTGATTGGGTTTGCGGGGCCTCGGGTGATCGAGCAGACGATTCGGCAGAAGCTGCCGGAGGGTTTTCAGCGGTCGGAGTTCATCCTGCAGCACGGGTTTCTGGATGCGATCGTCCCGCGGAAAGAGATGAAGGAATATCTGGCCAAGACGTTCGATTGGATGGTTACGAAGAGCTAG
- a CDS encoding M20/M25/M40 family metallo-hydrolase, protein MSIARRFVSRSICSATIACLVLPNLALAQKKSETKAEKKSEGYYGPQPAVEDIDLTMYARIRAEGLQHSHVMQFAGALTDGIGPRLTGSPNMAKANAWTRDTLTKIGLENAHLEDWGEFGMGWQQINTWARMVSPDPEPLWLQAAPWSPATKGPVTGEAVLIDLAATPSLDAYKGKLAGKIVLLGAMRPTGDITEPLFHRYTEAELKEMEGPQAPRAGAAPNIQQLLADRQRLAALRTQALKMMQEEGVAAIITPTRDSGENGGTGIIFDDNGANLSRTASQASGKVEIPNAVMMIEHYNRLGRMLQNKVPVTLEVNIDTRFTGDHEHGFNTVAEIPGTDPKLKDQVVMVGGHLDSWISGTGATDNGAGSIVAMEAVRILKALNIKPKRTIRIALWSGEEEGLYGSLGYVKQHFGEFAAPATPDPAGMPAFMSTNRGPLKTTKEWETLDAYYNLDNGTGMVRGVYTQGNFAIAPIFRQWIAPLHDMGVTTITTRNTGGTDHLAFDAVGLPGFQFIQDPMDYETRTHHSDMDTYDRLHPADLMQAAIVEAIFLYNTSEREAMMPRKPFPHPENERQMTAPIPGIYPNATGEPDAPGGAGRRRGGQ, encoded by the coding sequence ATGTCCATCGCTCGCCGTTTTGTGAGCCGCAGCATCTGCTCGGCCACCATCGCCTGTCTCGTTCTGCCCAATCTTGCCTTGGCGCAGAAGAAGTCCGAAACCAAGGCTGAGAAGAAGTCCGAAGGCTACTACGGACCCCAGCCCGCCGTGGAAGACATCGACCTCACCATGTACGCCCGCATCCGCGCCGAAGGCCTCCAGCACTCGCACGTCATGCAGTTCGCCGGAGCCCTCACCGACGGCATTGGCCCCCGCCTCACCGGATCGCCCAACATGGCCAAGGCTAACGCCTGGACCCGCGACACGCTAACGAAGATCGGCCTCGAAAACGCCCACCTCGAAGACTGGGGCGAGTTCGGCATGGGCTGGCAGCAGATCAACACCTGGGCCCGCATGGTCTCGCCCGACCCCGAACCCCTCTGGCTCCAGGCCGCGCCCTGGTCCCCCGCCACCAAGGGCCCCGTCACCGGCGAAGCCGTCCTCATCGACCTCGCCGCCACCCCCAGCCTCGACGCCTACAAGGGCAAGCTCGCCGGAAAAATCGTCCTCCTCGGCGCCATGCGCCCCACCGGCGACATCACCGAGCCCCTCTTCCACCGCTACACCGAAGCCGAGCTCAAGGAGATGGAAGGCCCCCAGGCCCCCCGCGCCGGAGCCGCTCCCAACATCCAGCAGCTCCTCGCCGACCGCCAGCGCCTCGCCGCCCTCCGCACCCAGGCCCTCAAGATGATGCAGGAAGAAGGCGTCGCCGCCATCATCACCCCCACCCGCGACAGCGGCGAAAACGGCGGCACCGGCATCATCTTCGACGACAACGGAGCCAACCTCTCCCGCACCGCCTCCCAGGCCAGCGGCAAGGTCGAAATCCCCAACGCCGTCATGATGATCGAGCACTACAACCGCCTCGGCCGCATGCTCCAGAACAAGGTCCCCGTCACCCTCGAGGTCAACATCGACACCAGGTTCACCGGCGACCACGAGCACGGCTTCAACACCGTCGCCGAGATCCCCGGCACCGACCCCAAGCTCAAGGACCAGGTCGTCATGGTCGGCGGCCACCTCGACTCCTGGATCTCCGGCACCGGCGCCACCGACAACGGAGCCGGCTCCATCGTCGCCATGGAAGCCGTCCGCATCCTCAAGGCCCTCAACATTAAGCCCAAACGCACCATCCGCATCGCCCTCTGGTCCGGTGAGGAAGAAGGCCTCTACGGCTCCCTCGGCTACGTCAAGCAGCACTTCGGCGAGTTCGCCGCTCCCGCCACGCCCGACCCCGCCGGCATGCCCGCCTTCATGTCCACCAACCGCGGCCCCCTCAAGACCACCAAGGAGTGGGAGACCCTCGACGCCTACTACAACCTCGACAACGGCACCGGCATGGTCCGCGGCGTCTACACCCAGGGCAACTTCGCCATCGCCCCCATCTTCCGCCAGTGGATCGCGCCCCTCCACGACATGGGCGTCACCACCATCACCACCCGCAACACCGGCGGCACCGACCACCTCGCCTTCGACGCCGTCGGCCTCCCTGGCTTCCAGTTCATCCAGGACCCCATGGACTACGAAACCCGCACCCACCACTCCGACATGGACACCTACGATCGCCTCCACCCGGCCGACCTCATGCAGGCCGCCATCGTCGAGGCCATCTTCCTCTACAACACCTCGGAGCGCGAGGCCATGATGCCCCGCAAGCCCTTCCCCCACCCGGAGAACGAGCGCCAGATGACCGCGCCCATCCCCGGCATCTACCCCAACGCCACCGGCGAGCCCGACGCCCCCGGCGGAGCAGGCCGCCGTCGCGGCGGCCAATAA
- a CDS encoding zeta toxin family protein, with protein sequence MKIPRDARPLVVAIAGPNGAGKSTFFHSHLEDLGLPFVNADILAQRLHLEAYAAAEMAGALRRHLVQQRQSFVFETVFSDPVGDKVSFLKQAEESGFQVVLCFIGLASADISEARVSMRVLRGGHDVPTAKLKERHPRTLQNLKRAIETLPDVRVFDNDDLRHPYRLVALAEKGRVVSLREPAPSWLRISSSR encoded by the coding sequence GTGAAGATCCCGCGCGACGCCCGTCCCCTGGTCGTCGCCATCGCCGGCCCCAACGGCGCGGGCAAGAGCACCTTCTTCCATAGCCATCTCGAAGATCTGGGCCTTCCCTTCGTAAACGCCGACATCCTCGCCCAGCGTCTCCACCTCGAGGCCTACGCGGCTGCGGAGATGGCCGGCGCCCTCCGTCGTCATCTCGTACAGCAAAGGCAAAGCTTCGTCTTCGAGACCGTCTTCTCCGATCCCGTCGGAGACAAGGTGTCCTTCCTCAAGCAAGCCGAAGAGTCCGGTTTTCAGGTGGTCCTCTGCTTCATCGGCCTCGCCAGCGCGGACATCTCCGAAGCCCGCGTGAGCATGCGCGTGCTACGCGGCGGCCACGACGTCCCGACCGCAAAGCTCAAGGAACGCCATCCCCGAACCCTGCAGAATTTGAAGCGCGCGATCGAGACCCTCCCCGACGTACGGGTCTTCGACAACGACGATCTACGCCACCCGTACCGATTGGTGGCGCTCGCTGAAAAGGGCCGGGTAGTGTCCTTGCGTGAGCCTGCACCGTCGTGGCTGCGTATTAGTTCTTCACGATAA
- a CDS encoding TA system antitoxin ParD family protein: MSQPVKLSDTLVLEARLTGKAMERSIAGQVEYWARLGKAVEGLLTIRQVTALGSEAVLARLDDVDTPAGRQRVKDYLETGPYPRFTAHPDGGQLLIREDADGKKTVGRFLNREFVPVKRGRKTVAA; this comes from the coding sequence ATGAGCCAGCCCGTCAAGTTGTCCGATACCCTGGTCCTCGAAGCCCGCCTCACCGGCAAGGCCATGGAGCGCTCCATCGCCGGACAGGTCGAGTACTGGGCCCGCCTCGGCAAAGCCGTCGAAGGCCTCTTGACCATCCGGCAGGTCACCGCGCTGGGCAGCGAAGCCGTCCTCGCCCGGCTCGACGACGTCGACACCCCCGCCGGACGCCAACGCGTCAAGGACTACCTCGAAACCGGACCCTACCCTCGCTTCACCGCTCATCCCGACGGAGGCCAGCTCCTCATCCGTGAAGACGCGGATGGCAAAAAGACCGTGGGCCGCTTCCTGAACCGTGAGTTTGTCCCCGTCAAGCGAGGCCGCAAGACGGTCGCCGCGTGA
- the ruvA gene encoding Holliday junction branch migration protein RuvA yields MIAHLRGRLLAKFPNQAIVECGGVGYDVAISVTTFSALPNEGAEATLHIFTKVAEDQLALFGFAEMQEKRLFEKLLTITGIGPKLAITVLSGIAAERLVNAIRSADHATLTRIPGIGKKTAERVVLELKDKLDDLAFPSLEHTPTHHHTPAAEDALSALVNLGYPRPAAQKAIDTVMAKHPEAAGDFETLFRAAMASVR; encoded by the coding sequence ATGATCGCTCACCTCCGCGGACGTCTCCTCGCCAAATTCCCCAACCAGGCCATCGTCGAGTGCGGCGGCGTGGGCTACGACGTAGCCATCTCGGTCACCACCTTTTCAGCCCTGCCCAACGAAGGCGCCGAAGCCACCCTGCACATCTTCACCAAGGTAGCCGAGGACCAGCTCGCCCTCTTCGGCTTCGCGGAGATGCAGGAGAAGCGCCTCTTCGAAAAGCTCCTCACCATCACCGGCATCGGCCCCAAGCTGGCCATCACGGTCCTCAGCGGCATCGCCGCCGAACGCCTCGTCAACGCCATCCGCTCCGCCGACCACGCCACCCTCACTCGCATCCCTGGCATCGGCAAAAAGACCGCAGAACGCGTCGTTCTCGAGCTCAAAGACAAGCTCGACGACCTGGCTTTCCCATCCCTGGAGCACACGCCCACCCATCACCACACGCCCGCAGCCGAAGACGCCTTGTCCGCTCTGGTGAACCTGGGCTACCCAAGACCCGCCGCGCAAAAGGCCATCGACACCGTGATGGCCAAGCACCCGGAAGCAGCCGGAGACTTCGAAACCCTCTTCCGAGCCGCGATGGCTTCGGTCCGCTAA
- a CDS encoding 23S rRNA (pseudouridine(1915)-N(3))-methyltransferase RlmH: MLLKITLASVVPRRSRSKVEGVDAMVSEYVQRSTRFTPCDAVQFESEAALLASAERQPGRPAGLLVLLDPRGKLLTSEEFAAYMGKHRDEGVQRMILAIGPADGWTNAARERAQLLFSLGRVTLPHELARAVLAEQIYRVLTILAGHPYHCGH, from the coding sequence GTGCTTTTGAAGATCACGCTCGCATCGGTCGTACCACGTCGGTCGCGCTCGAAGGTGGAGGGCGTCGATGCGATGGTCTCCGAGTATGTCCAACGTTCCACACGGTTTACGCCGTGCGATGCGGTGCAGTTTGAGTCGGAGGCGGCCCTGTTGGCTTCGGCGGAGAGACAGCCAGGGCGTCCCGCGGGGTTGTTGGTGCTTCTCGATCCACGGGGTAAGCTGTTGACTTCAGAGGAGTTCGCGGCGTACATGGGGAAACATCGCGATGAGGGGGTGCAGCGGATGATCCTGGCGATTGGGCCGGCGGATGGTTGGACCAATGCGGCTCGGGAGCGGGCGCAGCTTTTGTTTTCGCTGGGACGGGTGACTTTGCCGCATGAGCTGGCGCGGGCTGTGCTGGCGGAGCAGATCTATCGTGTGCTGACCATTCTGGCGGGGCATCCGTACCACTGCGGGCACTAG